The genomic segment AAAGCAGCTTAATCTTAATGATTGAGCTGCTTTTTATTTATCATCTTACAGTATAAGTACCCTATACAAAGTATAAAGCTGGCAGGACTGAAACAATAAAAGTGCCTGCATGCAACATGCAGACACTTTTATTTGTTTGAGGTGTGTTTTCTTGAGGAGGGTAGAGCTTATACCCATAAACGCTGCGGCTGCGTTTTGTTTGGGTATGTTCTTATTATACTGGATTTAAAAATTTGTTTGTTACAGTGCTGTAAACAAAGGTTTAATAATCGGTGGAAAAATTTTAAACAATGAGGCTTGAAAATTTGGCAAAGCACAAACGTATGTTTGCATCATGAGCTATAATATGGTATGATAAAAGCAGAAAACTCGGAAAGGGGTTCGAGCCATGTTAGATCAAAAGGCACAAAGTGTTTTAGAATATATCAATGAACGTATCAATGAAGGGGTACCTCCATCAGTAAGAGAAATCTGCGCCGATTTAGGTATTAAATCCACGTCTACTGTACACAAATATTTAAAGCAGTTGGAGCAGGAAGGCTACATTGAGCGCGACCAAAACCTTAACCGCTCTATTAAAATGCCGGGCGGGTGTACTACCAAGGTGCCGCTGCTGGGTACCGTTACTGCGGGTTTACCAATACTGGCAGTAGAACAAATAGAAGATTATATTCCCTATAAAGCACGCTACGGCAACGACAAAGATTTGTTTGCACTGCGTGTACGCGGGGATAGTATGATCAACGCAGGTATTTTAGATGGAGATATTATCGTATCGCGTAAAACCACCACCGCAGAGAATGGTGAAATTGTTGTTGCAATGATAGATGATGAGGCGACTGTGAAACGTTTTTACAAAGAAAAAGGGCATTTTCGGCTACAGCCCGAAAATGATGATTATGAACCTATTATAGCAAAAGAAGTGCGTATTTTGGGCAAAGTGATTTCCGTAATGCGTTTTTACGAATAACTTGAATTGCACCCCATCTCAATTTAAGTTGGGGTGTTGACAATTTCATTTATTTTTAAACTTTTCGGGCGCACAATTTCTTTACCTTTGTTTACACCTGTAAAACGGAAAAAATAAGTGCCAATGTTTTTGTATTGATTGGTATCGTCGTCCAAATGATATTCTTGTGCTTTCATCTTAGAAAAAATAAAGTCTTTGTTTGTATATCCTGTCAGTGAATAGTAAGTGTTCTTGTCCAGGCTTTGCACAATGAGCTCCAATCGATAACCGCTGCCGTGTTTATAGACGTTATTTGTCAATACGTTATCCCCTATAAAAAACTGGTCGCGGATGCCTGCAAGGTCTTTTTGCTGTGCAAAGTTGTATTTGTTAAAAGTATCAATATACCATTCGTTTTTATACTTATAATAGTAAGCATTGCCGTCATAATAATCATAGGATGGAAAGTACCAGAATACAAACGGATTGCGTTTGCGGTAAAGCAGCTGACGCTTACCAGCTTCGTCCTCGCTAAATTTAATTACGGTGGATTCAGATGTGCAGAACTCGAACCAAGAGTGAAAGCTATAATGCAATTTATACACTTCGCCCGACGACATGTTGTTAATAAAATCGTTGTAAATGCCGAAGCCGTTCAGCCCCTTAACGGGGGTTTGCTCTTTTTGTGTGCAGGCTGAAAGAAAGGACAAAAGAATCATCATGAGCAACAATGAAAAAATTTTTTTCAAAGCAATGGTCCCCTTTTGTTCTAGATAATACCATATTACATCAAATACGCAAAAAAGTACACAAAAACAGGCGAAATAAATACATTTTGTTTAGTCAAAACAAGATATTTTTGTGCAAGTGTAGCACAATGACGAAAAAAGGAATATAATTATATGCGGTATGAATAGAAAAAGCTAGAAGTCTAAAATTGAGGGGTAATCGAATTTGATTAGAGAAGATTTACGCAATGTAGCAATCATAGCCCACGTTGACCATGGCAAGACCACACTGGTAGATGAAATGCTTAAACAAGGCGGCGTGTTCCGCGACAACCAAGTGGTTGCGGATAGAGTTATGGACAACAACGACCTTGAGCGTGAGCGTGGCATCACCATTCTTGCAAAAAACACGGCGGCTCACTACAAGGGCGTAAAGATTAATATTATTGACACGCCGGGACATGCCGATTTCGGCGGTGAGGTTGAGCGTGTGCTTAAAATGGTAAACGGCGTACTGCTGTTGGTTGACGCATTTGAGGGCCCAATGCCCCAAACACGCTTTGTGCTGCAAAAGGCACTCGAACTTGGGCACAAAATTATTATTGTAGTTAATAAAGTGGACAAGCCCGGCGCACGCCCCGCAGAGGTTGCGGATGAAGTGCTGGAGCTTTTGCTGGATTTGGATGCATCGGATGAGCAGTTGGAAAGCCCGGTGGTTTATTGCTCGGGCAGAACGGGTACCGCATCCTTAAATCCCCAAGAAGAGGGTGAGGATCTCACCCCGATGTTTGAAACCATTCTTTCTCATATTCCCGGGCCCGAGGGCGACCCGAGCAAACCCTTGCAGATGTTGGTATCTTCCATCGACTACAACGAGTATGTTGGCAGAATTGCTATTGGCAGAATTGAACACGGCAGCCTAAAAGCAAATCAGGAAGTTACAATCTGCGATTATCACAAAGAGAAGAAGCCTTTCAAAAGCAAGGTTGCCAATATCTATCAGATTGAAGGCCTCAAACGTGTGCCTGCAGACGAAGTATCGTTTGGTGACATTGTTTGTTTCTCGGGTGTTGAGAATATTACCATCGGGGATACAGTCTGCCAGCTTGGGTTGGAAGAACCCCTGCCGTTTATGAAGATTTCAGAGCCAACGGTAGAGATGACCTTCGCGGTTAACGACAGCCCGTTTGCAGGCAGAGAAGGTAAGTTTGTTACCTCCCGCCAGCTGCGCGACCGCTTGTTCCGCGAGCTGCTGAAAGATGTTTCGCTGCGCGTGAACGAAACAGAAAGCACCGACAGTTTCCGCGTTTGCGGCAGAGGTGAAATGCATCTTTCCATTTTAATAGAAACCATGCGCCGTGAGGGGTATGAGTTCCAAGTAAGTACACCAAAGGTTTTGTATAAAGAGATAGAAGGAAAGCTTTACGAGCCGATGGAAGAACTGGTAATCGATGTCCCTGAAGAATCGCTAGGCTCGGTTATGGAGAAAATGGGTTCGCGCAAAGGTGAACTCACCCATATGCAGCAAATGGGCAGCCGCTTTAAGGTGGAATTTATCATTCCGTCGAGAGGCTTGTTCGGTTACCGCAGCGAATTTATGACCGATACCCGCGGTGAGGGCATTATGAGCGCTGTGTTCCACGATTATCAGCCGTATAAGGGCGATATTCCTAAACGTGCTACCGGTTCGCTGATTGTATTTGAAACCGGTGAATCGATTACCTACGGCCTTTACAACG from the Hydrogenoanaerobacterium saccharovorans genome contains:
- the lexA gene encoding transcriptional repressor LexA, which gives rise to MLDQKAQSVLEYINERINEGVPPSVREICADLGIKSTSTVHKYLKQLEQEGYIERDQNLNRSIKMPGGCTTKVPLLGTVTAGLPILAVEQIEDYIPYKARYGNDKDLFALRVRGDSMINAGILDGDIIVSRKTTTAENGEIVVAMIDDEATVKRFYKEKGHFRLQPENDDYEPIIAKEVRILGKVISVMRFYE
- the typA gene encoding translational GTPase TypA encodes the protein MIREDLRNVAIIAHVDHGKTTLVDEMLKQGGVFRDNQVVADRVMDNNDLERERGITILAKNTAAHYKGVKINIIDTPGHADFGGEVERVLKMVNGVLLLVDAFEGPMPQTRFVLQKALELGHKIIIVVNKVDKPGARPAEVADEVLELLLDLDASDEQLESPVVYCSGRTGTASLNPQEEGEDLTPMFETILSHIPGPEGDPSKPLQMLVSSIDYNEYVGRIAIGRIEHGSLKANQEVTICDYHKEKKPFKSKVANIYQIEGLKRVPADEVSFGDIVCFSGVENITIGDTVCQLGLEEPLPFMKISEPTVEMTFAVNDSPFAGREGKFVTSRQLRDRLFRELLKDVSLRVNETESTDSFRVCGRGEMHLSILIETMRREGYEFQVSTPKVLYKEIEGKLYEPMEELVIDVPEESLGSVMEKMGSRKGELTHMQQMGSRFKVEFIIPSRGLFGYRSEFMTDTRGEGIMSAVFHDYQPYKGDIPKRATGSLIVFETGESITYGLYNAQERGVLFIGAGVPVYEGMVIGSNPKGDDMAVNVCKKKQMTNTRASGSDDALRLVPPRRMSLEDSLEFISDDELVEVTPKSIRLRKKILDNNQRMKASNKKI